In one Deltaproteobacteria bacterium genomic region, the following are encoded:
- a CDS encoding reductive dehalogenase produces the protein MTIVTTYQRAFNGNKLDPYPVEVLKRVDRPTTEIREEEIRRVDERDSGFNRCRRGDFGPHFQKEVERFVGKYPLSGALAWMSGHLKDIVDGIASEHKAPLPDDPKILARHIKQTAYFLRADLVGICELPPYAVYSHSFPSGEEVVLEHKYAIAILIDQDWRTAEAAVGNDWISASMSFISYSTSGFIACILAEYIRRLGYPARAHHARNYQVVVPPILLWAGLGEMCRVGDIVLNPFLGTRFKAAVVTTDMPLAVDKPIDFGLQDFCSKCGKCAKYCPSGSIPFGADAKEIHNGYEKWANDSERCTKQRVGNKTGSSCGVCINVCPWNKPFTPFHRFVQWSMRNIPPTRRFAVWGDDLLGYGEPKLENKWWFDLEVMEDGRIRIPDRAGERGDNRP, from the coding sequence ATGACGATCGTGACGACCTATCAACGGGCCTTCAATGGGAACAAATTGGACCCCTACCCCGTGGAGGTCCTGAAAAGGGTTGACCGACCCACCACTGAGATTCGCGAAGAGGAGATCCGCAGGGTGGATGAGCGGGATAGCGGCTTCAACCGGTGCCGCAGGGGGGATTTCGGCCCGCACTTCCAAAAGGAGGTGGAGCGTTTTGTCGGAAAGTATCCCCTCTCGGGGGCCCTGGCCTGGATGTCGGGACACCTCAAAGACATCGTGGATGGAATTGCATCCGAACACAAGGCCCCCCTCCCGGATGATCCGAAGATCCTGGCACGCCATATCAAGCAGACCGCCTATTTTCTGCGGGCCGATCTGGTAGGAATCTGTGAACTGCCGCCCTATGCCGTCTACAGTCATTCTTTCCCATCCGGGGAAGAGGTGGTGCTTGAACACAAATATGCGATAGCCATCTTGATCGATCAGGACTGGAGGACCGCAGAGGCGGCCGTTGGGAACGACTGGATCAGCGCCTCCATGAGTTTTATCTCCTATTCCACCTCAGGGTTTATCGCATGTATTCTGGCCGAATACATCCGGAGGCTGGGCTATCCCGCCAGGGCCCATCATGCCCGCAATTACCAGGTGGTGGTTCCCCCCATTCTCCTCTGGGCCGGTCTTGGGGAGATGTGCCGCGTGGGAGATATCGTGCTCAACCCCTTCCTCGGAACGCGTTTCAAGGCGGCGGTCGTTACTACCGACATGCCCCTTGCCGTGGACAAGCCCATTGATTTCGGCCTCCAGGACTTCTGTTCTAAGTGCGGGAAATGCGCCAAGTATTGCCCCTCGGGCTCGATTCCCTTCGGGGCTGACGCAAAGGAGATCCACAACGGATATGAAAAATGGGCTAATGACTCGGAGAGGTGCACCAAGCAGCGGGTCGGTAACAAAACAGGATCCAGTTGCGGGGTATGTATCAACGTATGCCCATGGAACAAGCCCTTCACTCCCTTTCACCGGTTTGTCCAATGGTCCATGAGGAATATCCCTCCAACGAGAAGGTTCGCCGTGTGGGGAGATGATCTTCTGGGATACGGAGAGCCTAAATTGGAGAACAAATGGTGGTTCGACCTGGAGGTCATGGAGGACGGCCGGATCAGGATCCCGGATCGGGCCGGGGAGCGGGGCGACAACAGGCCTTGA
- the clpB gene encoding ATP-dependent chaperone ClpB yields MRFDRFTLKTQEVIQGAQQLAEKMGHQQIEPEHLLRETMDQKEGVIPPLVGKIGASQERIIRELDGALEKMPRVSGSGYGQVYISPRTKALLDRAFEEAENMKDEYVSLEHILLAATEDKEGEVAGILAAAGITRDSILKVLVDIRGGQRVTDPNPEDKYQALERFSRDLTAIARKGDLDPVIGRDDEIRRIIQVLSRRTKNNPVLIGEPGVGKTAIVEGLAQRIVQGDVPETLKDKRVVALDIGALVAGAKYRGEFEDRLKAVLKEVVDAQGEIILFIDEMHTLVGAGAAEGAVDASNMLKPALARGELRCVGATTIKEYRKYIEKDAALERRFQPVMVEEPTVEDTISILRGLKEKYEVHHGVRIKDSALVAAATLSHRYITDRFLPDKAIDLIDEATSRLRIEIDSMPAEIDDVQRKITQLEIEREALKKEKDQASKDRLEKLDQELAALKSEVEEMIAHWKKEKEAIGKIREIKEQLETTRTEAQLAEREGDLSRAAELKYGKLIELEKRLEEENKRLAELQADRKMLKEEVDSEDIAEVVAKWTNIPVSRLMEGEREKLIKMEERLEKRVVGQRKGIEAVANAVRRARSGLQDPNRPIGSFIFMGPTGVGKTELARALAEFLFDDEQYMVRIDMSEYMERHSVARLIGAPPGYVGYDEGGYLTEAVRRHPYSVILFDEIEKAHPDVFNILLQILDDGRMTDGKGRTVDFKNTVLIMTSNVGSQWIQEMAGRDDKEMEKRVMEALRNTFRPEFLNRIDEIILFNPLGIEEIKKIVDIQIGYLAGRLAESKITLELTDEARTLLAKVGFDPVYGARPLKRSIQRLIQDKLAMKILEGSIREGDHVTVDARGDEIVFVTNPGSSEQQDSDR; encoded by the coding sequence ATGCGGTTTGATCGATTTACTTTGAAAACACAAGAAGTGATCCAGGGGGCCCAGCAACTCGCTGAGAAGATGGGGCACCAACAGATTGAGCCGGAGCACCTGCTCCGGGAGACCATGGATCAAAAGGAAGGGGTGATACCGCCCCTTGTGGGAAAGATAGGCGCCAGCCAGGAGCGGATCATCCGTGAATTAGACGGCGCTTTGGAAAAAATGCCCAGGGTCTCCGGCTCAGGCTACGGGCAGGTCTACATTTCTCCGAGGACCAAGGCGCTCTTGGACCGGGCCTTTGAAGAGGCCGAGAACATGAAGGACGAATACGTGAGCCTGGAACACATCCTGCTGGCGGCTACGGAGGACAAGGAAGGAGAGGTCGCCGGGATCCTCGCCGCCGCCGGGATCACCCGGGACAGCATCCTGAAGGTACTGGTGGATATCCGGGGCGGTCAGCGGGTCACTGACCCGAACCCTGAAGACAAGTACCAGGCCCTTGAACGCTTCAGCCGGGATCTGACGGCCATTGCCAGGAAAGGGGATCTGGATCCCGTGATCGGGAGGGACGACGAGATTCGGCGGATCATCCAGGTCCTCTCCCGCAGGACCAAGAACAACCCCGTACTCATCGGTGAACCCGGAGTGGGCAAGACAGCCATCGTGGAGGGATTGGCCCAGAGGATCGTCCAGGGTGATGTTCCGGAAACCCTGAAAGACAAGCGGGTGGTCGCCCTGGATATTGGGGCGCTCGTTGCAGGGGCCAAGTACCGGGGAGAATTCGAGGACCGGCTCAAGGCGGTCCTCAAGGAGGTCGTGGACGCCCAAGGGGAAATCATCCTGTTCATCGACGAGATGCATACCCTGGTGGGTGCAGGAGCAGCTGAGGGAGCGGTGGATGCCTCCAATATGCTTAAGCCCGCCTTGGCCCGGGGAGAATTGAGGTGCGTGGGTGCCACCACGATCAAGGAATACAGGAAGTACATCGAGAAGGATGCGGCCCTGGAGCGTAGGTTTCAGCCGGTCATGGTCGAAGAACCCACAGTGGAGGATACCATCTCCATCCTGCGGGGCTTGAAGGAGAAGTACGAGGTTCATCACGGGGTGCGCATCAAGGATTCGGCCCTGGTTGCGGCCGCCACCCTGTCTCACCGGTATATCACCGACCGGTTCCTCCCTGACAAGGCCATCGACCTCATCGACGAGGCCACTTCCCGGCTCAGGATCGAGATCGACAGCATGCCGGCTGAAATCGACGATGTTCAGCGGAAGATCACCCAGTTGGAGATCGAGCGGGAGGCCCTGAAAAAGGAGAAGGATCAGGCCTCCAAGGATCGGCTGGAGAAGCTCGACCAGGAACTCGCGGCCCTCAAAAGTGAGGTGGAGGAGATGATCGCCCACTGGAAAAAGGAGAAGGAGGCGATTGGAAAGATCCGGGAAATAAAGGAGCAGCTTGAAACCACGCGAACCGAGGCCCAACTGGCGGAAAGGGAGGGAGACCTCTCAAGGGCGGCTGAATTGAAGTACGGTAAACTCATCGAGCTTGAGAAGCGCCTCGAGGAGGAAAACAAGCGCCTTGCGGAGCTTCAGGCCGACCGGAAAATGCTCAAGGAAGAGGTGGACAGCGAGGATATCGCTGAGGTGGTGGCCAAGTGGACCAATATCCCCGTCTCCAGGCTCATGGAGGGAGAACGGGAAAAACTGATCAAGATGGAAGAACGCCTGGAGAAGCGAGTCGTCGGGCAGCGGAAAGGGATCGAGGCGGTGGCGAACGCGGTTCGCCGGGCGCGTTCAGGGCTCCAGGACCCGAACCGACCCATCGGCTCTTTCATCTTTATGGGACCCACGGGCGTGGGCAAGACTGAGCTGGCCCGTGCCCTTGCGGAATTCCTTTTCGACGACGAGCAGTACATGGTGCGGATCGACATGTCCGAATACATGGAACGGCATTCCGTGGCCCGACTCATCGGGGCGCCTCCGGGTTACGTCGGCTACGACGAGGGGGGATACCTCACGGAGGCCGTCAGGCGTCATCCCTATTCCGTGATCCTCTTTGACGAGATCGAGAAGGCACATCCCGACGTTTTCAATATCCTTCTCCAGATCCTGGATGACGGCCGGATGACCGACGGAAAGGGCCGTACGGTGGATTTCAAGAACACGGTCCTGATCATGACATCGAATGTCGGGAGCCAATGGATCCAGGAGATGGCGGGGAGGGATGACAAGGAAATGGAAAAGCGGGTCATGGAGGCCCTCAGGAATACCTTCCGGCCGGAGTTCCTGAACCGTATCGATGAAATCATACTCTTCAACCCCCTGGGGATAGAAGAGATCAAAAAGATCGTGGATATCCAGATCGGATACCTGGCCGGGCGGTTGGCGGAGTCCAAGATTACCCTGGAACTCACGGACGAGGCCAGGACCTTGCTCGCAAAGGTGGGTTTTGACCCTGTATATGGTGCCCGACCCCTCAAAAGGAGCATCCAGCGTCTCATTCAGGACAAGCTGGCCATGAAAATCCTGGAAGGGAGCATCCGGGAGGGCGACCATGTGACCGTGGACGCCAGAGGAGACGAGATCGTCTTTGTGACCAATCCCGGATCATCCGAACAGCAGGATTCAGATAGGTAG